The nucleotide sequence TCGCCGCGCTTGAGGAACGGGAGCGGGCGGTGGGTCAGTTCGCGGTTCAGGTGCAGGTTCAGGTAGACGGGCAGGTCGTCGACCATCGCCAGGTCCTGGAACACCGTCTCGATGCCCAGTGACCTCGCGTGCACCACCGACTTCAGCGTCGTCGGCTCGCCTTCGAACAGGATGCGGCCGCCGTCGGGCTGGTGGTAGCCGGTGAGGATCTTGATCAGCGTCGACTTCCCGGCGCCGTTGTCCCCGATGAGCCCGAGGACCTCGCCGCGCCGCACGTGGAGGGTGATGTCGGCGAGCGCGGTGACCGGGCCGAACTGCTTGCGGACCCCCTCGACCCGGATGACGTCGGCGGTCATGTCAGCTCCCGGGAGCCGGCGCGCTTGCGCACCATGATCAGGGTCACGTTGAGCACCATCGCGACCAGGATGGCGGCGCCGAGGACGATGTTGAACGCGTTCGCGCTGACCCCGGTCAGGTTGAACCCGTCGAACACGATGCCGAGCAGCAGCGCGCCGAGGAACGCGCCGACCACCGTGCCGGATCCGCCGAGCAGCGCCGTGCCGCCGATCACGGCCGACGCGACCGCGAAGAACATCGTGGTGAACCCGCCGTTGGTCGGGTCGTACGAGCCGACCCGGGTGCCCTGCAGGATGCCGGCGAGCCCGGCCAGGGTGCTGGTGATCGCGAAGTTGACCACCTTCACGCGGTTCACCGCGATGCCGGACTCCGCGGCGCCGACCGGGTTCCCGCCGGTGGCCTGGGTGTGGATGCCGAACCGGGTCGCCGAGAGCACCACCTGCATGACGACGACCACCCCGGCCGCCCACAGGAACTCGGTCCAGCGCGCGCCCCCGAAGACGTCGACCACCCAGCTGTCCTTCGGCGCACCGACCGGGCGGGCGTTCGAGATGATCAGGACCAGGCCCTGCAACAGGAACGCCATGCCCAGGGTGGTGATGAACGACGGGATGTTCAGCAGGGTCCGGATCAGCCCGTTCACCACCCCGACCAGCGTGCTCACCACGATCGCGCCGGGCAGCGCGAGCCACAGCGGCCAGCCGTTGACGAAGAACAGCATGAGCAGGAACGGGGCGAGGGTGAACACGAACCCGGCGGAGAGGTCGATTTCGCCGCAGATCAGCAGCATCACCTGCCCCGCGGCGATGATCGCCCACGGGGCGACGTACTGGGCGATCGTCTGGTAGTTGTCCGGGGAGTTGAACGCGGCACTGGTCACCGTGAAGTAGCTTCCGGCGGCGATCGTGACCAGCAGGATGCTGAGTTCCTTGACCCGCATCACGCCGAGCAGCCAGGGTCTCATCGACATCCCCCCGCTACCGGCCCGGCACCGACGCCGGCGGCAGCGGGATCGCGCTCGGCATCCCGATGACGTCCTTGTTGTCGCCGCCCTCGAACCGGCTGTGGGCCGTCGCGTACGGGCCGACGTTCTCCTTGGTGACGAACGTGAGGCCGGTGTCGGTGGCCGGCGGCGCGACCAGCGTGCCGGACAGCCGGAACAGGTACAGGTAGAGCACGGACAGGAACCCCTGCAGGTACGGGGACTGGTCGATGGTGAAGTCGAGCGCGCCGCCCTTGACTCCGGCGACCGTGTCGTCGAGCAGGTCGAATCCGCCGGCGCCGACCTTGCCCGCCAGGCCGCGATCGGCGACCAGCTTCGCGCACGCGGCGGTGCTGCCGGCGTCGACCGCGTAGATCCCCTTCGCCGCGGAGTTCCCGGTGAACGCGGCGGTCATCGCGTTCAGCTCGCCGGCCTGCTCGGCCCCGGTGTTCACCGACTGGACGCGCACGCCGGGCGCGGTCTGCTTCAGCGCATCGGTGATGCCGTCCAGCCGCGGCTGGACGTTGTTGCCGCCCGGCTGGGAGATGCCGACCAGGATGTCCCCGGAGGTGATCTTCTGCGCGATGCGCTGTCCCATCCGGAAACCGGAGAGGTACAGGTCCTGGCCGACGTAGGTGAGCGGGTAGTTGCCGGCCGCACTGGCGTTGTAGGCGATCACCGGGATGCCCTGGCCCAGCGCCCGCTTGGTGAGCTCGACGAAGGCGTGGTCGTCGGTCAGCGCGACGGCGATGCCGTCGACCTTGCTGTTGATCGCGGTCTCCATCGCGCTCGCCATCTGGGCGACGTTGCCGTTTTCCGAGCCGGTCCACTGGGGCTCGGGCACGCCGAGCAGCGCCGCCGCGTCGGCGAGCCCGGACCGGGTCGGGACGAAGAAGGAGTTGGTGGTGACGTGGTTGACGAACACGAACCGCCACCCCGGATTGCCTGGGAACGGCCCGGAATGCCCGCCGTTCTGGGCTTGCTGGACCCCGGTGCACGCGGACAGCACGGCGCCGGCGGCCACCACGCCACCGCCCGCGCCGAGGTACTTCAACACCGCTCTCCGGGAACTGGCGCCTGGTTCGGACATCATCGGAGTGACCCCCATTCAGCTCAGCGGCAGCGCGGGAATCCTCGGCTGACCACCGGTGGATTTCCTGCCCTGCACCGCAATCGACGTTCCTGCCTCCGGCGGCCGAGGTGCCGCCGTCCGCGCGCTGCCGGCCCTTGCCGGATCCCTGGTCACCGGCTGCCCCGGCCGCGTCGCCGCAGCTGCCGGAGTGCGGCGGCGAGAACCGCACCGGGATCGGGCGCCAAGGCCTCCTGCGCCCGCAGGGTGCGGCGCAACTCGTCGAGATCGGCCATCGCACTCTCCTCCGCCCCGGGCCGCTGTCCCCGGGAGAACCCTTCGCACCGCACACCCTCAAGACGCCGCCTGCCGCGCACTCTGTTGCGCCGGCGTCCGAGATTCTGGGAGCGGTCCCACGGCTCGCCGGGAATTTCCGGCGGAAACGCAACAGGATGCCGGGGTCGGCGCATCTGACTTGATGTGCACTTCGAAGAGTTCGCACGGGCGGAACTGCCCGGATCGGTGCGGTTCGCGGCCGTCCTGACCGGCGACCGCGAACTGGCGCAGGACGTGGTGCAGGACGCGCTCGTGCGCGCGCACCAGCAGTGGCGCCGGGTGGCCGCGGCCGACCGGCCGGAGCTGTACCTGCGGAAGATGGTGGTCAACGGCTACCTCTCCTGGCGACGCCGCTGGTACCAGCGCTCGGTGCAGGCCACGCCGGACGTCACGACGTTCGCCGAAGCGGCCACTCCCGACCACGCGGACCGGATCGTCGACGCCGACCGGCTCGCCCGGCTGCTGGGCGCCCTCTCGCGGGCGCAGCGGGCCGCGATCGTCCTGCGGTTCTACGAAGACCTCGACGACAGCGAGATCGCCGAGGTGCTCGGGTGCGCGGTCGGCACCGTCCGCAGCCACATCTCCCGGGGGCTCGGCGCCCTTCGCGTCCAAATCGCGGACGGCAAGCAGGTCGCGTGCTGACCGCCCCGGAAACCTCGAGGAAAGGACAGCCGGTGCGAAGCCGACGACAGAGCAAGGCCTTGCTGGTCAGCGTCCTGATCGCGGCCGTGATCCTGCCCGCCGCGCCGGCGTTCGCGGCCACGCCGGAGCGGGTACCGGTTCGCTGGCTGGAGGGCACCCGATCCACCCACGTGGTCCACGACGGGACCGACACCGGGCCGGCCGATCCGGCGGCCCCGGTCACCGCCCAGGTGTTCCTCGCGGGCGACTCCCGCAGCTTGGCCGCCTACGCACGCGCGGTGTCGGACCCGCGTGATCCCCGCTACGGCCACTACCTGACCCCCGAGCAGACCCGCGCCCGCTTCGGGCCGGCGCAGCGCCGCATCGACGCGGTCAGCGCGTGGCTGCGCGGCACCGGCCTGTCGATCGTCAGCGCCGACTCGCGGGCCGTCGTCGCCCAGGGCACGCTCGCGCAGGCGGGCGAGGCGTTCGGCACCCGCTTCCGCACCTACACCCTTTACGGCATCCCGTTCCGGGCGGCGGTGGATCCGGTCACCGTGCCCGCGGCGGTCGGCCAGGACGTCCTGACCGTCACCGGACTCACCGTCGCGACCGGGACCGGCCGCCCGCCGGGTCCGCCTCCCGGAAGCGGGTCCCGCAAGGCCCCCCGCGCCGCCGCCCGGGCGACGGTGCCCACCAGCCCCTGCCCGGACCACTACGGCGACACCCCGGCCACCGACCTCCCGCCCGCCTACGGGCATCCCGCGCAATGGGCGCCGTGCGGGTACACGCCGCGCCAGGTGCGCGACGCCTACGGGATCACCGGGACCGGCCTCACCGGCAAGGGCGTGACGATCGGGATCATCAGCATCGGCAACGAAATCAACACCCTGCCCGACGCCAACCGCTTCGCGACCGAGCACGGCGAGCCGCCGTTCGCCCCCGGCCAGTTCACCGCCTACATCCCGGCCGACGCCCGGCCCGAGGAGGCCAGCGGCGAGTTCGCCATGGACGTCCAGGCCGCCCACGCGATCGCCCCCGAGGCGAACATCGCCTTCGTGGTGGGTTCCCGTGCCCGCTACGGCGACGACGTGCTGGACTCGATCGTCCAGATCGTCGACCGGCACCTCGCCGACGTCGTGTCCGGCTCGGTCACCGTCGGCGCCACCCCCGGCGAGGCCCCGGACGCCATCGGGGCGTACGAACGCGCGTTCCAGGAAGCCGCGGTCGAGGGCATCACGGTCACCTTCGCCAGCGGCGACTCCGGCGGCGGCGGCATCGTCGACTACCCGCCGTCCAGCCCGTGGGTGACCGCGGTGGGCGGCACCACGCTGGCGATCGGGCCCGGCAACTCCTACCGGTGGGAAATCGGCTGGGCGACCGACGAAGTGCCGCTGTCCGGCGACGGCAGCTCGTGGGAGGCGGCGCCGCCCGGCTACCAGGGCAAGGCCTCCGGCGGCGGGACCAGCACCGTGTTCCCGCAGCCGTTCTACCAGCGCGGCGTCGTGCCCGCGTCGTTCGCCGGGTCCCCGGCGATGCGCACGCTGCCCGACGTCGCCGCCCTGGCGGACCCCGACTTGTGCCTGCTCATCGGCGAAACCGAGTACAACGTCGACGACAGCCTGTCCTACAAGGTGGGCAACGGGGGCGGCACGAGCCTGTCCTCGCCGGCCTTCGCCGGGGTCGAGGCCCTCCTGGTCCAGGCACACGGTCCCCTCGGCTTCGCGAACCCGGCTTTGTACGCCCGGCCTCTGTCGGCTTACCACGCCATCGACGGCAATCCCGCCGGGACGCCGGACACGGTGGCGTTCGCGGTCGAGAAGTACGGGTTCGTCGACCTGATCACGCCCGGGCAATACGCGGACGCGAACCTGGTCTACGCACCGGGCTACAACACGGTCACCGGCCTGGGCTCCCCCACCCGGGCACTGATCGAGTCCTTCCGGCGGCACCGGCCCTAGGCGAACCGCTCCCAAGCCGACTGGCGGGTCATGCCCAGTGCCTCGCCGATCTGGGACCACGTGCCGCCCAAGGCGCGGGCCTTGCCCACCCAGGCCGCCAGGTTGTCCTGGACCTGGGTGCTCGCCGCCGAGACCGGGCGCAGGTTCGAGAGCACTTGCTCCAGGGGCAGGTCGTGCTCCCACGGCGCGATGAGCGGCACGTCCGCCGGCTTGCCTTCGATCACCGACACGCACAGCTGCACGCACCCGTCGCAGATGAACACGCCCGGGCCGGCGACCAGCGTGTCCACTTCCGTGTTGGGCTTCGAACAGAACGAGCAGCGCGCGAACACCGCAGCACTCATCAGGCCTCCCTTGTCAGGCGCGACCTTACAGTCGTAAGGGAGCTCCTGACAAGAGAAAGGCCGCCGTCCACTCGGACAGCTCTGTCAGCCGGCCGGTCAGCTCCTCGATCTCCGCCCAGCGACGGTGTTCGCGCTCCAGGTCCGGCACCAGGAAGTCCTCCACCAGCAGCAGGAGCGTCGCCATTTCGTAGGCGACGTCGGCGAGCTGGAGGAACGGCCGGTACTGCGCCTCCGTGCCCGCCCCGTGCCGCGCGGCCCAGTCGCGGGCGCCGTGGCCGGCGGTGCGGCACACCGCCTCCACCGTGCGCCGCAGGTCGGCGCGGCGGGAGCCGGGTGGTCCTTCGGTCAGCGGGGCGACGTTCCAGGCCACCGACAGCAGGCAGCACCCGGCGTCGTCCATCGACTCGTTCATCACCGGACGTACTCTGCTGACCGGCACGCACAGTGCCGCCGTTCCGACTCGCCGGCTCACCCCATCGTGTGACCGGCCGGCCCGGATCGGGTGAGCATCGGCACCGAGACGAAGTCCGCGAGTGCCTGCTGGCCGGCGGCGTTCGCGTGGATGCCGTCCCCGTTGTCGTAGGCCGGCCGGATGCTGTTCGGTTTCAGGGGATCGGCCAGCACCGTGTCGAAGTCGACGACGCCGGAACACGTTCCGCCGCAGGTGTTCCAGCGCTCGACGAACAGCGCGATCTCGTGCCGGGCCAGGTTCGCCTGGTCGCCGTACCCCGGCCTCGGCGTGCTCGGCGTGACGTACACCGAGATCCCGGCCGCTCGCAGCCGCGCGAACACCGAACGGTAGCTGTCGAGGATCGTCGCCGCGTCGCAGCCGTACGCCAGGTCGTTGGTTCCGTAGTAGTAGAGGACGGCCGTGACGCCGTGCAGCGCCAGGACGTCCCGGTCCAGCCGGCTCGCCGCATCCAGGCCCGCGACCGAGGGCGGCATCCCCGGGCACGAGCGGGCGCTCGTCGTGCCGGAGACGCCGGCGTTGGCCACGGCGAGCGGCGCGGACGAGGTGACGATCCGCCGCGCCAGGTCGTCGGTCCACCGGCGGTTCGTGCCGGGCTCGGTGCAGCCGGAGCCACAATTGGTGCTGCCGATGCCGTCGACGACCGAGCTGCCGAACGGGACGACGACGCCCCGCAAAGCCGCGTTGTGCACGTCGACGGCGCTGACGACGTACGTGGCGCCCACCGTGGCCGTGAAGGCGTCGCCCGAAGCGTCGCCGGCGTGGTCGCCCGAGCCCGGCGGCGTCAGGTAGTTGTCGCGCAACGCCGCGCCGTGGCGGCCGGGCACGGCGGTCCCGTCGACCGCCATGCTCACCGCGAGGTCGGAGTCCGGGCGCGTCGCGAGCCGCGTCTCGTCGCTCCAGACCTCGCCACCCGCCGGGATCGTGACGGCGGGCCGCCCGAAGAAGGTCAGGTCACGGACCCCGGTGACGGCGGCGCCGCCCGCGCTCGGCCCGGCGGTGGCGTGCCCGATGGTCAGCGGCCCGGTGCCGAAGGTGTTCTGGAACCGGACGCGCACCGCGTCGCCGCCCTGGCTGAGGTGGGTGATCATCCGCAGCGACTGGCCGGTGACCGCCGTGTCGGCCCGGCCGTCCTGGGACTGCGCCCACGACGTGAACCACGTCCGGCCGGCCCCGGCGGCGCCCGGAGCGGAGACGACGGCGGCCGCGGCCACGGACACCGCGGCGAGGACGGCGAACCTGCGCACGGCGCCTCCCGAGTCCACAAAGGACGTACGACGAAGTACTGCCTGCCGATCGTAAGCAGCCGGTCACGGAAGCGACAAGGTTTTGTCCGATCTTGTCAGCGGCGGCGGTCTCCGGTTCGATGGCGGCATGACCGAACCCCGCATCTTCGGCGATCCGTACGAAACCCCGGACGGGACGACGGTGGTGCCGGTCCACCGGCCGGTCGGCGTGTTCGCGGTCCGCGACGGCCAGGCCCAGTGGGCACCGGCGGTCGACGCCACCCGCGTCGCCCTGCTGGGCGTGGGCATCGGACTGGTCGCCGCCACCCTCGCCGGGATCGCCATGGTGCACCGGCCGCCGTGGCCGGACCTGCGCGCACGCCGGCGCTAGCCCTTCGCCAGCGCCTGCACCCGGCCGAGCGGGCCGTTGTAGTAGTTCTGGTCCCCCGGCAGGCTGCCGGCGCGGGCGAACTGCCAGATGCTCTGCTTCTCCCACCCGGCCGGCAGTTCCCCGACGTCCGGGCCGTAGCGCGCCAGCCACAGCGGATCGGTGTTCCCGAAGCGGGCCGTGTTGCCCGTGCACTGCTTCCACCAGGCCGTGCTCGTGTAGATCAACGCACTGCGCTTGACCTTCGCCAGGTACGTGCGGGTGAAGTCCGCGATCCACGCCGTCAGGTCGGCCGGGTTCTTGCCGTAGCAGACGTCGCCGTACGGGTTGTACTCGATGTCGAGCGCGCCGGGCAGCGTGGTGCCGTCCGCGCGCCAGCCGCCGCCGTTGGCGATGAAGTACTCCGCCTGCTCGGCGCCGCCCGAGACGTCCGGGCGGGCGAAGTGGTAGGCGCCGCGGATGATGCCCGCCGCGTGCGCGCCGTCGTACTGCTGCCCGAACTGCGGGTTGACGAACCCGGTGCCCTCGGTCGCCTTGACGTAGGTGAACTTCGCCCCGGCGCCGGCCGCGGCGGCCCAGTCGACCGGGCCCTGGTGCCCGCTGACGTCGTGCCCGAGCGTCTGCCCGGGCGGGTCGGCCCGCGGAGTGCCCTGGACGCCTTCGTGACGGGCGATCTGGGTTCCCGCGTAGTTCGTGTCGGCCAGGGCATAGCCGGCTCGGGCGGGCGTCGCGACCACCACCGCCGCGAACACCGCCAGCGCGGTCGCACCCGCCAGCCCCGCCACGGTTCGGTTCATCCGGGCTCCGATCTCGGTAGCAGCAGGTCCGAAATCCATGCTGCCCGCCGTGCCCGGTCCCCGCGAGGCTTGTGTCACCCGATGCAGTGATCTTCAGAGTTCGGTGGTGATGATCGCCTCGACGAGCACTTCCCCGGCCGGGGTGAGCTCGACGACGCCCGGCCGCAACCGGACGAGGCCACGCGAAGCCAGCGAGCGGAACTTGCCCAGCCACGGTTCCGCGAACAGCGACCGCCCGGGGAACCGGGCGGAGTGCAGGGAATCCCGCAGCGGCTGCAACGTCGTCAGCGCCATCTTGACGGCCCGGGCCGCCTGCGCCTCGGGCGTGAACCGCGTCGCCGACCCCAGCGGGATCCGGCCGGAGAGCACGGTTTCGGGGTAGCGGCGGGAGTTCACGTCGGTGATCGCCTCGGACGCGCGGCAGCTCGAGCTGCCGCCCAGCCCGATCGCGACTTCGGCCTCCTGCTTGTCCTGGTCGACCATGATGGACTTCCACTTCTCCGGCCCGAGGCCGTCGCGCGCGAAGTACATCGTCGGGTGCTCGGTGTACCCGGCCGCGCGCAGCCCCTCGGTGAGCAGTTCCCGCATCTGGTACTGCTCGCCGAGCGTGGGCCAGCGGTGCCCGTCGCGCACCAGCTTGTCCCGGTAGGACGGCAGCTGCCACGCCGCCGGCTTCTCCCCGGTGACGCCGGTGCGGGTGTCGCTGTAGGACGCCAGGTGCAGCTTCGTGCACACCACCGCCGTGACTTCGTTCTCCAGCACGACGTCCAGGTCGCGGCGGACGCTGTCGAGCGTCTGGTCGAGCAGGCCGTACATGAGGTCGATGCTCACCCACTCGAAGCCGGCCGCCGTCGCGTTGCGGACGAAGTCGACGCACATCTGCGCGGTGTGCTCGCGGCCGCACAGCTCGAGCACGTGGTCGTCGAACGACTGGACACCGCTGGAAAGCTTGGTGCAGCCCAGTTCCCGCAGCAGCTCGAGCTTGGCCGGGGTGAACGTGCTCGGGTCGCCTTCGAAGCGGATCGTCGTGCGGTCGGTGAACCCGAAGTGCGCGCGGTAGAACTCCAGCAGGCGGCGGATTTCCGGCTCCGGCAGCAGCGACGGCGTGCCGCCGAAGACGTTGAACTCCCCCACCTCGGCCCCCGCCAGATGCGGCACGGCGTCGAGCCACAGCCGCGCCTCGGCGATGTTGAGGTCGACCCAGTCCGCCGCCTTCTCGATCTTGCCCTTGACCAGCACCACCGGGTACTGGCAGAACCGGCAGCGGTAGGCGCACGTGGGGATGTAGGACCACAGGTGGATCGGCCCGGACGGCGAAGCCAGCTGCGCGTCCAGGTCGCGCAGGAACTCCGCCGGCGAGCCGGGCACGTTGCCGGGGAACACGTGCGCCCCGAACGGGTCCTCCTGCACGAAGTCGAGCAGGTGCCGGTTCTCGGGCGCTTCGAGGACGTCGAGCACGGCGGGCCGCGGCCACGCCGGGTCGATCGCGTGCAGCGAGCCGACCGCTTCTTCATAACCCAGGCTCATCAGAACACCCCTCCGTTGCCGAAGTAGTTGTGGGCTTCTCCCGATTCGCGGTCCTCGCAGTAGTAGCGGACGAATTCCGCGAACCGTTCGGCCGGCACTTCCGCCAGGCACGGCGGCAGCGGCGGCGGGTGGCCGATGTCCGCGCCGACGTGCCGCCGCAGGCAGGCGAACAGTTCGTCGGCGAACTCGAAGTACAGCCGGTAGGACGGCGTCTTGTAGGCGTGGATCGGGGTGAAGTCGACGACCCGCATCTCGTGCCGGAGCTCACTGATCCGCCGGGCCAGCCGCGCGGCGAGATCGGGTCCGAAGAACGCGATGACGGCGTCGTCCTCCAGCAGCGCGGGCGTCAGGAGCACCGGCAGGATGGTGTTCTTCGGGGTGAAGTCCTTGATCGAGAACTCCCAGGCCTGCTGTGCCTCGGCTTCGGTGAGGTCGGCCGTCGCCGAAGGCGCCGACGGCCGGATGTCGCGCATGACGATGATGCCGTCCGAGCCGTAGGCCCGGCCGGCGATGACCTCGTCGATGGCGTGGTCGACGCGCCGTGGGTTGATCTCGACGCGCGAGCGCGGCGCGTAGGTGATCGCGTCGCCGCCGCTGGCGACCTTGATCCCGAAGTCCCAGTCGTCGGAGAGGTGGTTGACGAACTTGCCGTCCTGCAGCTGGTAGAAGATCTCGATGCCGCCGGCGCGCTCGTAGGCGTCGCGCTCGACCGCGAAGCCCTTGCCGTCGGGGAAGCCGCCGAAGAGCGCGAAGGTGACGGCGCGGCACCGCAGCGTCCGCTGGATCGCGTCCCACAGCCGTGGCCGCCCGGTGAAGTGCCCGGCGTTGTAGTAGTAGTCGCAGACGCCGATGGCGGCCTTGCTCGACTCCATCGCGGCGAACAGCTCGCTCAGCCAGTGCGGGTCGACCCGGCAGTCCGCGTCGGCGGAGACGAGGTAGAACCGCTCCCCCGGGTCGCTGTCGGGCCGGTTCCGGCTGCGGGCCGCGGCGAAGTCCATCCCCGCGCGCCGGGCGCACGAGACGCCCTGCTCGGGTTCGTGGATGACGTGCAGGGCCAGGTCCGGGTGCGCCGCCGCGAAGGCGTGCGCGATGGCCACGGTGTCGTCGGTGGAGTTGTTGTCGACGAGCACGACCTCGTACCGGCCCTTGTCCAGGGGCGCGTCGCCGTCGCGCTGGTCGTGCAGCGTCCGCAGCACTTCCGGGAGGTTCGCGGCCTCGTTGTACACCGGCAGCACGACGCTCAGCCGCGTCGCCGCGCCCATCGGCGGCGGGTACAGCCGGTCCACCAGGTCGTCGACGACGCGCGCGCCGAACCGCGCCTGCCCGAGTTCCGAGTTCACCCGCACCACTTCCGCCCGTTTCCCTTCGTCGGTGATCAGCTCGGCGACTTCCCGCGCGAACGCCGCGTCCGGCAGGTCGCGGGCCCGGATGTCCAGCACCGGCGCCCGGAAGCTGCCGTAGACGACGTCGTAGAGCTCGTATCCGCTGGTGATGTACGGCGTCCCGGACGCGATGGCCTCGCTGATCGGGTTGCCGTAGCTCTCGTAGTCGTAAGAGGTCAGGAACGACACGATCGTCGCGTGCGCGAGGAGGTCGCGCACGGAGTACCGGCCGGGAACGGCTGTGTCGTACGGGGTCAGCCAGCCGCCGAACACGACGCGCTCGCGCACCCCCAGGAGGTCTGCGAGGTCGACGAGCCGGGCGTGTTCGGTGGGCGTCTCGCCGACATCGCCGGCGACGAACAGCCACACGTCCGGCAGCAGGGCCAGCAGGTGCAGGTCCCGGTCGATGCGCTTCTGCGGGATGATCCGGGTGATCCGGGCCAGCAGCGGGACGCCTTCGGGAATCCCGTGGTCGCGCCGGAAAGCCGCGTTGCGGTCGTCGATGCGCGCGGGAGCGATGGCGAAACTGTTGGGCAGGACGTCGATGTTCGCCAGCTCCGGGACCCACTCCAGGGTCCGCGCCTTCGCCTGCTCGTGCAGCGCGAAGTAGTGGATGTGCGGGGAGTTGCGCGGCGCGGGGACGCCGGGGTACGGGAACGTGCCGTACTTGGCGATGCCGGGTTCGCTCTGCCACATCAGGTCGTGGTCGCGCCAGAAGACGAACCGGCCGAGCCGGTGGCGGGCGCCGTAGCGGCCGATGGCGGTGTACAACGCCTCGGTGTAGGCCAGGTTTTCCGGCAGGGTCCCGTTCTCGACCATCACGACGGTCACGCCGAGGCGTTCCCAGGTGGCCACGATCCGGTCCGCCAGCTCGCCGGCGACGCGATCGATCTCGGGCCGCAGCGCGTCGTCGCCGCCCTGCACGACTTCGCTCAGCACCCGCTCGACGAACTCGCGGTCGTAGCCGCGGATCCGCTCGACGCCTTCGACGCGGTCGAGCGTGACCCAGTCCGGCAGCAGCCGGGCCTCGTCGCGGTAGGGGCGGAAGAACGCGCCCTTGTCGGCCTTGATGTCGTACCCGAGGTCCAGGTGGACGCGGTGCCCGCGCGCGGCGAAGCGGTGCGCCGTCTTGAGGAACTCGACCACGACCCCGGACAGCGGAGTGGCGTCGAAGGACACGCCCCAGAGCACTGACATCGATGTCAAACCCCCGTATCGGCCTCGCCGTGGCTTCCAGCGTAAGCGCCGGGGCGCCGAACGGCCGGGTGAGCGCTTTCGTGGTTGACCGCGGCCGCCCGCAGCCTCCACAGTGACCGCATGAACCGGGCCCTCGGGGAAGCACCCGAGTACCCCACGCGGCTTCCGTGGTCCCACCACCCCGAAGCCGGATTGTGACGACGGACGGTAGCGCCGCGTCAAGGCGGGAAAGCGTGCCTTGACCCGGCACCACCGTCCGCGTGCCGGCTTCGGATCGGGGTGGCGGGGGAGGTCTGGGTGGTCGGTTCGCGTACTGAAGCGTCGGTTGGCGAGCCGACCGTCTGAGTACGTGACCCGACTGTCTGGGTGCGCGGGCCGACTGGCTGGGTACCCGACTTGGCCGACCGGGTGCGCCGCGGAAGCGGGTCGGGCGTCGGCGAGGTCGCCACCGCGCGCTGGACGGCGAAGGTGCTGGA is from Amycolatopsis mediterranei and encodes:
- a CDS encoding radical SAM protein: MSLGYEEAVGSLHAIDPAWPRPAVLDVLEAPENRHLLDFVQEDPFGAHVFPGNVPGSPAEFLRDLDAQLASPSGPIHLWSYIPTCAYRCRFCQYPVVLVKGKIEKAADWVDLNIAEARLWLDAVPHLAGAEVGEFNVFGGTPSLLPEPEIRRLLEFYRAHFGFTDRTTIRFEGDPSTFTPAKLELLRELGCTKLSSGVQSFDDHVLELCGREHTAQMCVDFVRNATAAGFEWVSIDLMYGLLDQTLDSVRRDLDVVLENEVTAVVCTKLHLASYSDTRTGVTGEKPAAWQLPSYRDKLVRDGHRWPTLGEQYQMRELLTEGLRAAGYTEHPTMYFARDGLGPEKWKSIMVDQDKQEAEVAIGLGGSSSCRASEAITDVNSRRYPETVLSGRIPLGSATRFTPEAQAARAVKMALTTLQPLRDSLHSARFPGRSLFAEPWLGKFRSLASRGLVRLRPGVVELTPAGEVLVEAIITTEL
- a CDS encoding glycosyltransferase — translated: MSVLWGVSFDATPLSGVVVEFLKTAHRFAARGHRVHLDLGYDIKADKGAFFRPYRDEARLLPDWVTLDRVEGVERIRGYDREFVERVLSEVVQGGDDALRPEIDRVAGELADRIVATWERLGVTVVMVENGTLPENLAYTEALYTAIGRYGARHRLGRFVFWRDHDLMWQSEPGIAKYGTFPYPGVPAPRNSPHIHYFALHEQAKARTLEWVPELANIDVLPNSFAIAPARIDDRNAAFRRDHGIPEGVPLLARITRIIPQKRIDRDLHLLALLPDVWLFVAGDVGETPTEHARLVDLADLLGVRERVVFGGWLTPYDTAVPGRYSVRDLLAHATIVSFLTSYDYESYGNPISEAIASGTPYITSGYELYDVVYGSFRAPVLDIRARDLPDAAFAREVAELITDEGKRAEVVRVNSELGQARFGARVVDDLVDRLYPPPMGAATRLSVVLPVYNEAANLPEVLRTLHDQRDGDAPLDKGRYEVVLVDNNSTDDTVAIAHAFAAAHPDLALHVIHEPEQGVSCARRAGMDFAAARSRNRPDSDPGERFYLVSADADCRVDPHWLSELFAAMESSKAAIGVCDYYYNAGHFTGRPRLWDAIQRTLRCRAVTFALFGGFPDGKGFAVERDAYERAGGIEIFYQLQDGKFVNHLSDDWDFGIKVASGGDAITYAPRSRVEINPRRVDHAIDEVIAGRAYGSDGIIVMRDIRPSAPSATADLTEAEAQQAWEFSIKDFTPKNTILPVLLTPALLEDDAVIAFFGPDLAARLARRISELRHEMRVVDFTPIHAYKTPSYRLYFEFADELFACLRRHVGADIGHPPPLPPCLAEVPAERFAEFVRYYCEDRESGEAHNYFGNGGVF